In a single window of the Gossypium hirsutum isolate 1008001.06 chromosome D02, Gossypium_hirsutum_v2.1, whole genome shotgun sequence genome:
- the LOC107910299 gene encoding N-acylphosphatidylethanolamine synthase isoform X1: MGRKMEWAGKEKHMRGIPRKLVFLAVGAFAKAVATLLNTTSVHNADTLIRLVRSRPPGIPLLTVSNHMSTLDDPLLWGFKGFPSLDANLARWVLSAEDICFKNYALTYFFRLGKCIPITRGAGIYQEHMNEALQCLNNGAWLHTFPEGKVSQEDAPIRRLKWGTASLIVRGHVTPIVLPMVHSGFEEVMPEKFFLDRRPPFPLCNKKIKIMIGQPLEFDIPKMRQVAISKSRGDHLFSSTTSRGWPVISSHGLDLDEAAQRCLYSTISQQIQTVMEELRSLAKSS, translated from the exons ATGGGAAGGAAAATGGAATGGGCAGGTAAGGAGAAGCACATGAGAGGAATACCTAGGAAGCTGGTGTTTCTGGCAGTGGGGGCATTCGCCAAGGCAGTAGCAACTCTTCTCAACACCACCTCCGTTCATAATGCTGATACCCTCATTCGTCTTGTGCGCTCTCGACCCCCTGGCATACCACTTCTCACTGTTAGCAATCACATGTCTAC CTTGGATGATCCACTTCTTTGGGGGTTCAAAGGTTTCCCCTCCTTGGATGCCAATTTGGCACGATGGGTACTTTCTGCTGAAGACATTTGTTTTAAGAATTATGCACTCACTTATTTTTTTAGACTCG GTAAGTGCATACCTATTACAAGGGGTGCTGGAATTTATCAGGAACACATGAATGAAGCTCTTCAATGTTTAAACAATGGAGCCTGG CTACATACATTTCCTGAAGGTAAAGTATCCCAAGAAGATGCACCTATAAGACGATTAAAATGGGGAACGGCTAGTCTGATTGTTCGTGGCCATGTGACTCCTATAGTTCTTCCTATGGTTCATAGTGGGTTTGAAGAG GTGATGCCGGAGAAGTTTTTTCTTGACAGAAGGCCTCCTTTTCCATTAtgcaataagaaaataaaaattatgattgGACAGCCTCTAGAATTTGATATTCCTAAAATGAGGCAGGTGGCAATTTCAAAGTCTCGTGGTGATCATCTGTTTTCTTCAACAACGTCTAGAGGATGGCCCGTTATCTCCTCTCATGGATTAGATTTGGATGAAGCAGCGCAGAGATGCCTCTACTCAACTATTTCACAGCAAATACAAACTGTCATGGAGGAGTTACGAAGTTTGGCTAAAAGTTCCTAA
- the LOC107910300 gene encoding dolichyl-diphosphooligosaccharide--protein glycosyltransferase subunit 1A: MESFGFCFLMLTIAILASPALSDLVLSKVDRRIYLTSHIVRISSTMKVENAGSEKESKVLLAFPEQQAKNMAYLIATPHEGKGKGKNPVVVLPVEAANPKDMPAALTFYSVSLPKGLAEGDSFTFDVLAVFTHALRPIPEQITQADIQLVLYQDSAHYLSPYAVKVQSLSVKLPDSRIESYTKLENTKIHGSEIKYGPYENIPSFSYSPIAVHFESNLPFAVAHELVREIEISHWGNVQVTEHYKLIHGGAQSKGEFSRLDFQARPNVRGASAFRYLVANLPPRAHSVYYRDEIGNISTSHLRGDSKKTELLIEPRYPMFGGWRTAFTIGYGLPLLDFLFESDGKRFLNITFSSPMVELVIDALIVKVVLPEGSTDISVAAPFPVEQWQETKISHLDIDGRPVVVLKKTNVVPEHNQFFQVYYHFSQLSMLREPLMLISGFFFFFVACIVYMHADISISKSSASYLAKQQWEEVQAVIQQVQNIISRCLTTHDNLEASLRDLSRTGNIQACKAARKAADGLLKELSKELKPLLTFLQSSPSAAQVLPKVEELVAKERELQEKVMVKHSTVVDGYEKKLGARDIENRVALQQQKLTALRQEVDDLLEFIDEI; encoded by the exons ATGGAGAGTTTCGGGTTTTGTTTCCTTATGCTTACAATCGCAATTTTGGCATCACCCGCACTTTCCGATCTGGTCCTTTCCAAAGTCGATCGACGC ATATATTTGACATCACATATTGTTCGGATTTCTTCAACTATGAAG GTGGAGAATGCAGGTTCCGAAAAGGAGTCCAAGGTTTTGCTGGCTTTTCCTGAGCAACAAGCCAAAAATATGGCATATTTGATTGCTACTCCACATGAagggaaagggaaaggaaaaaaccCTGTTGTTGTTCTCCCTGTTGAGGCTGCCAACCCAAAAGACATGCCTGCTGCTTTGACATTCTATTCAGTATCTTTGCCTAAGGGATTAGCTGAGGGTGATAGCTTCACTTTTGATGTCTTGGCCGTATTTACCCATGCCTTGCGACCTATTCCTGAGCAAATCACTCAGGCTGATATTCAGCTTGTACTATACCAGGATAGTGCACACTATCTATCTCCTTATGCTGTGAAGGTTCAGTCTCTAAGTGTTAAATTGCCTGATTCTAGAATTGAATCCTATACAAAACTGGAGAACACAAAGATTCATGGTTCAGAAATCAAATATGGTCCTTATGAGAATATTCCTTCATTCTCGTACTCACCCATAGCAGTTCATTTTGAAAGCAATTTACCCTTTGCTGTTGCTCATGAATTGGTGAGAGAGATAGAAATTTCCCATTGGGGTAATGTGCAAGTCACTGAGCATTACAAGCTCATACATGGTGGTGCCCAGAGCAAGGGTGAATTTTCCAG GCTTGATTTCCAGGCCAGACCCAACGTTCGTGGTGCATCGGCCTTTAGGTATCTTGTTGCAAACTTGCCACCAAGGGCACATTCTGTTTATTACAGGGATGAAATTGGCAATATATCAACATCTCATCTGAGGGGTGACTCCAAAAAG ACGGAACTATTGATTGAACCTAGGTACCCGATGTTTGGTGGCTGGAGAACTGCGTTTACCATTGGATATGGCTTGCCGCTTCTGGACTTTTTGTTTGAGTCAGACGGGAAGCGCTTTCTTAATATCACTTTTAGTAGCCCAATGGTTGAGTTGGTTATTGATGCACTCATTGTGAAG GTTGTTTTGCCTGAGGGTTCTACTGACATATCTGTAGCAGCTCCATTTCCTGTGGAGCAGTGGCAAGAG ACCAAGATCTCCCACTTGGATATTGATGGTAGACCAGTAGTTGTGCTAAAAAAAACTAATGTTGTGCCTGAGCACAATCAATTTTTTCAG GTCTATTACCATTTCAGTCAACTATCGATGCTCAGGGAGCCACTGATGTTAATTTCagggtttttcttcttttttgttgcTTGCATTGTTTATATGCATGCAGACATATCAATCTCCAAGTCTTCTGCTTCTTATTTGGCTAAACAGCAGTGGGAAGAG GTTCAGGCAGTGATTCAGCAGGTTCAGAATATCATAAGTAGATGCTTGACAACACATGATAACCTGGAAGCATCACTACGTGATCTTTCTAGGACTGGGAACATTCAAGCTTGTAAAGCTGCTCGAAAAGCAGCTGATGGTTTGTTAAAAGAGCTGTCCAAAGAATTGAAACCCTTGCTGACCTTCTTGCAATCTTCTCCATCAGCTGCTCAAGTATTACCCAAG GTGGAGGAGCTGGTGGCTAAGGAGAGAGAATTACAGGAAAAAGTAATGGTGAAGCACTCTACGGTGGTGGACGGCTATGAGAAGAAGTTGGGGGCCCGTGATATTGAGAACCGGGTGGCTTTGCAGCAACAGAAACTTACAGCACTGAGGCAAGAAGTTGATGATCTTCTTGAGTTCATTGATGAAATATAA
- the LOC107910299 gene encoding N-acylphosphatidylethanolamine synthase isoform X2 — protein sequence MGRKMEWAGKEKHMRGIPRKLVFLAVGAFAKAVATLLNTTSVHNADTLIRLVRSRPPGIPLLTVSNHMSTLDDPLLWGFKGFPSLDANLARWVLSAEDICFKNYALTYFFRLGKCIPITRGAGIYQEHMNEALQCLNNGAWLHTFPEGKVSQEDAPIRRLKWGTASLIVRGHVTPIVLPMVHSGFEEVAISKSRGDHLFSSTTSRGWPVISSHGLDLDEAAQRCLYSTISQQIQTVMEELRSLAKSS from the exons ATGGGAAGGAAAATGGAATGGGCAGGTAAGGAGAAGCACATGAGAGGAATACCTAGGAAGCTGGTGTTTCTGGCAGTGGGGGCATTCGCCAAGGCAGTAGCAACTCTTCTCAACACCACCTCCGTTCATAATGCTGATACCCTCATTCGTCTTGTGCGCTCTCGACCCCCTGGCATACCACTTCTCACTGTTAGCAATCACATGTCTAC CTTGGATGATCCACTTCTTTGGGGGTTCAAAGGTTTCCCCTCCTTGGATGCCAATTTGGCACGATGGGTACTTTCTGCTGAAGACATTTGTTTTAAGAATTATGCACTCACTTATTTTTTTAGACTCG GTAAGTGCATACCTATTACAAGGGGTGCTGGAATTTATCAGGAACACATGAATGAAGCTCTTCAATGTTTAAACAATGGAGCCTGG CTACATACATTTCCTGAAGGTAAAGTATCCCAAGAAGATGCACCTATAAGACGATTAAAATGGGGAACGGCTAGTCTGATTGTTCGTGGCCATGTGACTCCTATAGTTCTTCCTATGGTTCATAGTGGGTTTGAAGAG GTGGCAATTTCAAAGTCTCGTGGTGATCATCTGTTTTCTTCAACAACGTCTAGAGGATGGCCCGTTATCTCCTCTCATGGATTAGATTTGGATGAAGCAGCGCAGAGATGCCTCTACTCAACTATTTCACAGCAAATACAAACTGTCATGGAGGAGTTACGAAGTTTGGCTAAAAGTTCCTAA